From one Coffea eugenioides isolate CCC68of chromosome 11, Ceug_1.0, whole genome shotgun sequence genomic stretch:
- the LOC113754283 gene encoding putative GEM-like protein 8: protein MKIFLDRSRAMMDQVPKQVTGISIASASRSSQRSVNNFLLQYPSNESSKLRQRKAHSVIAKVNKLGDRMEGIREHVRLAPKLTKTVKGKLSLGARILQVGGVEKVFNNNFGTKDDEKLLKASQCYLSTTVGPIAGLLFVSTHKVAFCSERSIKFTSPTGKLLRVYYKVLIPLSKIKRANQSQDVKRPSQKYIQVVTEDNFEFWFMGFLNHQEALKYLEQAIFETQ, encoded by the exons ATGAAAATATTCTTAGACAGGTCCAGAGCCATGATGGACCAAGTGCCAAAGCAAGTGACTGGAATTTCAATTGCTTCAGCGTCACGCTCTTCTCAAAGATCTGTAAATAATTTTTTGCTGCAGTACCCTTCAAATGAAtcttcaaaactcagacaaa gAAAAGCACATTCAGTGATTGCCAAGGTGAACAAACTTGGGGACAGGATGGAAGGCATCCGAGAGCATG TTCGATTAGCACCAAAGTTAACGAAAACTGTAAAGGGGAAGTTGAGCTTGGGAGCTAGAATTCTTCAAGTAGGTGGAGTGGAAAAGGTGTTCAATAACAATTTTGGTACCAAAGATGATGAGAAATTGTTAAAAGCTTCTCAATGCTACTTATCAACTACAGTTGGTCCAATAGCAGGCTTACTTTTTGTATCTACCCATAAGGTTGCCTTCTGCAGTGAGAGATCGATCAAATTTACATCTCCAACAGGAAAGCTTCTTAGAGTGTATTACAAG GTCTTGATTCCACTTTCGAAGATAAAACGAGCCAACCAAAGTCAAGACGTAAAACGGCCATCACAGAAGTACATACAAGTCGTTACTGAGGACAATTTTGAGTTCTGGTTTATGGGATTCCTAAATCACCAAGAGGCCTTGAAGTATCTTGAGCAGGCAATTTTCGAAACTCAATGA